The following is a genomic window from Methanoculleus thermophilus.
ACCCCAGGATCAGGACCGCGAGGATCGGCCCTATCGAACAGATCGCAGTGAGTCCGAAGCTGTCTTCCGACCTCTTCTCCCCACGGACGGCCGAGATGCCGGCACCCATTGCAAGGATAAAGGGCACGGTGATGGGTCCCGTCGTAACCCCGCTTGAATCGAAGGCTACGGCCAGATAGTCCAGTCCAGTGAACGCCGCCAGGAGAAATACCAGAGAATACAGGAGAACAAACGTATAAGACAGCCGGACCCGGAGGAGGATCCGGAAGACGGCGAGAACCAGGAAAATGCCCACACCAAAGGCAACTGTGGCTACAAAGACAGGATCGGGGATGGCGGGGATCTGACGTGTCAGCACCTGCAAGTCGGGCTCTGCGGCTGTGAGGACTGCGCCCAGCACGAAACTGGTGAGGATGATCAGCCAGACATTGCGAGATTCGGTCAATTTGGAACCTATCAGTTCCCCCATCGGCATCACGGCCATATCAGCCCCTTGTGTGAAGGCGCTCATGCCTACGATGAGCAGGACGGCACCTATTGCAAAGAGTATCATTGTTCCTGTGGGCAGAGGAGTCAGGGTTAGGTGGAGCAGAACGACGATGGCGCAGATCGGCAGGACTGAACGCAGTGACTCTTCAAACCTTTTGAGGAGAACGTATCCCATCTCATACACCCTCTCTTCAGCCATCGTGGGTTAACGCGTCAGACTGACCCAAAGTGCCTCTCCTCTCCAGTAACCCGGCATATATACATTGGGCCGTACAGCCCACCATCGGATACCAGCCCTTTTCGGCCATTCTCCGCCTGGAAACGGCCGGATGGGATCCCGGAGCAATCTCTGGGAGCGTGTGGGGCACGATCAGGAAGGCTATGTGATCAAAAGGGGAAGACCTCGCAGGAATCTTACGCAGGAGAACGATGAACAGGTATGCTCTCATTCATAAGGAGGAGTGAGCCAACATACAGTCTCTTTTTGATGGGGATATGCGCGGTCATCAGGTCAATTTCACGAATATTTTACTATAAAATCTCATATAGTAAATTATCAATCGCTGATTGGTGCCCGACAGGTTTTTTAAAGATATCATTATGATATTCGCCATCAACCATAATTTATGCTCAGCATCGTCCCGGAGATCAGCCCGGATACCTTCTCCCTGATTATTATCCCGGTGTTCATCTTCTTTGCACGGATATGCGACGTCACCATCGGGACGATGCGGATCATCTTCGTCTCCCGTGGGATGAAGATGATCGCTCCGATCTTCGGGTTCTTCGAGGTCTTCATCTGGATCATCGCCATCGGCCAGATCTTTCAGAACCTCACAAACCCGCTCAACTACTTTGCTTATGCGGCCGGGTTTGCCACCGGGAACTTCGTTGGGATGCTCGTCGAGGAACGACTGGCAATGGGGCTTGCGATCATCCGGATCATCACCCAGCGTGACGCGACCAATCTCATCGACTATCTCCGGGGCGCTGGATACGGGGTGACCGTTCTCGACGCTCAGGGAAAACAGGGCCCCGGCAAGGTCATCTTCTCGGTGGTCAAGAGGAAGAACATCCGCGACGTGGAGAAGGCTATTCACGAGTTCAACCCAAAAGCGTTCTACTCAATCGAGGACGTCCGGCGGGCTGCGGAGGGGACGTTCCCGGTCGCCGTGCCCGGCCCAACCCCGTTCCACGCTCATTTGGGCAAGGTCATGCGGAAGGGGAAGTGACCCCCGGATAGGTTATCCGATAGATGGCGTTCGCCCGGTCGTCCGAGACCAGGAGCGATCCGTCTCTCGTCACCTCCACATCCACGGGCCGGCCCCACGCCTCCCGGCCCTGGAGCCAGCCCTCGGCAAAGACCTCGTAGGCAGTGGGTGTGTCGTTCTCAAGGGTAACCATCGTCACCCGGTAGCCGATAGGCTCGAGCCGGTTCCAGGAGCCGTGCTCGGCGATGAATATCCGGCCCTGGTACTCTTCCGGGAACTGATCGCCGGTATAGAACCGCATGCCGAGCGCCGCCACGTGCGGACCGAGTTCCTGCTCCGGCGGCGTGAACTCGCTGCACGACCGCCCCGCCCCGAACTCAGGATCGGGGATCGACCGCCCGTGGCAGTAGGGGAACCCGAAATGCATCCCTATCTGTGGCGCACGGTTCAACTCGTCCGGCGGGGTATCGTCGCCGAGCCAGTCCCGGCCATTGTCGGTGAACCACAACTCATTGGTCAGGGGATGCCAGTCAAACCCTACAGTGTTTCGGATGCCCCGGGCGTAGATCTCGAGATCGGTCCCGTCCGGATTCATCCGGAGGGTGGTCCCGAACCGTTCGTCGCCGGGATCGCAGACGTTGCAGGGAACCCCCACCGGGACATAGAGTTTCCCGTCGGGTCCGAACGCGATGAACTTCCACCCGTGCAGCCGGTCGTCCGGAAAGGCATCGCTCACGACCACGGGATCAGGGGGCTTTGTGAGGTCGGCCTCGATGTTGTCGTAGCGCAGGATGCGTCCGATCTCGGCGACATAGAGGGAGCCGTTCTGGAACGCGACGCCGTTAGGGGAGTCGAGACCACTATCTATAACGATCACCTCATCGCCCCTCCCATCGCCGTCACGATCAGGGATCGCATAGACGTTCCCCGCCTCTCGACTCCCGACAAAGAGCGTCCCATTTGGAGACAGAGTCATCGACCGCGCCCCGGTGACGTTTCCGGCGTAGAGATCGATGGCAAACCCCGGCGGGAGGGTGATCGTCTCGAGCGGCAGGCTGCCGGTAGGGCCGCCCGGGGAGACCTGGAGAACCACGGCGATGCCGAGTAGGGCAAGAACAGCAACGGTGGTGAGGATGAGTGCGGTCCGGCGTGACATAGATCAACTCTAGAACTCCGGATGCCGGGAGCGCATATAGGTGTTACTCAGGGGTCGTCGATCAAGTATCGCTCATTGCCATCGCGAACCGCCTCACGTACCGGGCGTTTGAGATATTCTAATGTATCTTCTCGTGAAATGTAACAGAGGAATTGCGATGACAAATCACCCGGTTAAAAACATGATGCGATTGATGGCGACCAAGATCAGGACCATCGCGGACGTAATGTCCGACGATCAGATCGATGCGTTCCTCGATGAGATCCTGAACGCCAACCGCATCTACACCATAGGCGCCGGCCGCTCAGGACTGGTTGCAAAAGCGTTCGCCATGCGTCTTATGCATCTTGGCTTTACTGCCTTCGTTGTCGGGGAGACTGTGACCCCGGCCATGAAGCCGGGAGACATCATCGTTGTCTTCTCCGGTTCCGGGGCGACCAAGACGGTTGCGGATATCTCAGAGACCGCAAAGGAGATCGGTGGGAGGGTCTGCCTCATCACGTCGAAGAAAGATTCGAGGATCGGCCGCATCGCCGACTGCGTCGTCATCATCGAGAGCCAGCGGGACAAGGTGGCCGATGAGTCGGCGGAGTTCGAGATCCGGCAGATGATGGGTGAGCACAAATCGTTCGCACCGCTCGGCACCATCTTCGAGACGACCGCAATGGTCTTTGCAGACGCGATCATCTCGCGGTTGATGGAGATCACCCAGTGCAAGCCAGAAGATCTCCAGTGCCGGCATGCAAACATTGAGTGAGGAGTAGTCGTGAACGAGCACAGGTACGCCGGCCGGGTGCGCGGGGTGGAGATGTCCGGGATCCGGAAACTCTTCGATGCCGGAGGGCCGGACGCGATCAACCTCGGTATCGGACAACCGGACTTCGATACGCCTGAGCATATCAAGATGGCCGCAATCGCCGCCATCAGGGAGGGAAAGACCGGCTACACTCCAAACGCCGGCATCCCTGAACTTCGGGAAGCGATATCCGAGAAGTTTGCCCGGGAGAACGGTCTGGATTACCTGCCGGAGCAGATCCTGGTCACGGCAGGTGGGAGCGAGGCGCTCCACCTCGCGATGGAAGCCCTTGTGGACCCTGGCGACCGTGTTCTCTTCACAGACCCGGGTTTCGTCTCCTATGCCGCGCTTGCGACGTTCGCCGGGGGGAAGCCGGAAGGCGTCCCGCTCGATGCAACCCTGCACATAGACGTCGAACGGGCGAAGGAGCAGATGGACGGGGCGCGGGTCTTCGTTCTGAACTCGCCTGCAAACCCGACGGGGGCCGTCGAAAGCGAGGAGTCGATCCGTGCCCTCGTGGAGTACGCAAACGACCGAAAGGTCACTGTCATCTCCGACGAGGTCTACGAGCACTTCGTCTACGAGAAAAAGCACGTCAGCGCTGCGCGTTTCGGCGAAGACGTCATCACGATCAATGCCGCGAGCAAGACCTACGCCATGACCGGCTGGCGGGTCGGCTACCTTGCGGCGCCCGAGGATTATATCCCCCAGTTCCTCAAGGTGCACCAGTACGCCCAGGCATGTGCAACGTCGATCTCGCAGTATGCCGCGCTCGCCGCCTACACCGGCGACCAGAGCCCCGTTGAGCGGATGCGGGAGGAGTACCGCGCACGGCGAGACCTCCTGTATGCAGGGCTCACCGAACTTGGGTTCGACTTCCCCCGGCCGGAGGGTGCGTTCTACATGTTTGTCCCGATGGGGCGAACCCTTATCCAGAAGGCCGTTGATGCGGGTGTCATTATCGTGCCGGGCGAGGCTTTCGGCTCACGGGCACCCGAATACGCGCGCTTCAGTTACGCAACCTCCCGGGAAAACCTCTCGCGGGCGATTGCACGGCTCAAAAGACTGATGGAGTGAGTTAGAATGGTGAAAGAGTTACTCAAGAAATTATCGGATGCTCACGGCGTCACGAGCAGGGAAGGAAACATCAGAGATATCGTCCGGGCGGAACTTGCAGGAGTGGTCGACGAGTTCCGCGAGGACAAGATGGGCAATCTGATTGCCATAAAGCGCGGCGACGGCTTCTCCATCATGCTCGCCGCTCACATGGACGAGATCGGCCTGATGGTCCAGTACATCGACGAGAAGGGGTTCATCCGGGTCGTTCCTCTCGGCGGATGGTTCGGACCGGTGCTCTACTGTCAGCGGGTGATCCTCCACGGAACGAAAGGGCCGGTCCCGGGAGTCATCGGCGCGAAGCCTCCCCATGTGATGAAGGAAGAGGAGCGCAGGAAAGAGATCAAGATCGAGGATATGTTCATCGATGTGGGTGCGGCGAGCGCAGAGGAGGTGAAGAACCTCGGGATCGAGATCGGCACCCCGATCACCATCGACCGCGAATATAGAGAACTCGCCGGCACCCGCGTCACCGGCAAAGCGCTCGACAACCGTGTCGGTGTCGCCATGCTCATCCGGGCCCTGCAGCAGGCAGACTCGCCCCACACGCTCTACGCCGTCTTCACCGTCCAGGAGGAACTGGGGCTGAAAGGGGCGAAAGTGAGTGCCTACTCCTTAAACCCGGACTGCGCAATCGCAACCGATGTTACCATTCCCGGTGATCACCCCGGGATCGATAAGAAGGATGCGAGCGTCGAGATGGGCAAGGGCCCGGTCCTCGTCCTCGTCAGCGCAAGCGGGCGCGGGCTCATGGCCGACCCGAGGATGACGGCGTGGCTCCGGGAGACCGCGGAGAAGAACAACATTCCCTACCAGCTCGAGGTCGGGACCGGCGGTAACACCGACGCGACGATCATCCACCTCGAGCGGGGCGGCATCCCGAGCATCCCATTCTCGATTCCGGCCCGTTACATCCACTCCCCGGTCGAAGTGGTCGACACCGCCGATATTGAGGCGGGGGTCCGGCTCCTGGTAGAGGCGCTGAAGAGCAAACCGGCGCTCTAAAATACCTTTTTTGGTTCTGTAGTCACAGTAAAAGGTGCGCCCGGGAAGTGGGCATCATAACCCGGATGCGTATCGGTTCACGGGTGCAGTCTATTATTGGGTTTCACAGGCCTTACCGCCTTGACCTGCGAACTGGCTGCATCCCGGTGATTGCACCCTCGGGTTGATCCCTCTCCCAGGCAGATCACCCCCTGGTTCTGAGAGATTATTAATTTTATTCGCTCATAAGAATAACAATTATCTCGCTGTCGTATCACTCAAAAGGTCTCATTCTTCAACAAATATGACCGTGACGGGACACGAGTCGGCAGCCTCCATGGTGCAGTCGGCAAAGTCTTCGGGCACCTCACCTTCTGCAGGATTGCCGTTAACCCGGTACTGCTCCGCAACCTCGGAGAGACTGTCATCTGGGTTCTGCTCAAAGATATCCGGGCAGAGCGTCCAGCAGTTTTCGCAGCTGATGCATCCCGATCTGTCGATGGTAACCTTTACCACGCGTAATACCTCCACGTTGATATAGCACGGAAGGGCGCTCTTCCATGTTAAACATGACGGATGTGTGACGATCCACGTGTTTAGAGAGAAGGTATAACATCCGACTGCTCAAACATAAGAGGGTTCATGCAAAATACGGCTTGGATTACTCTGTTCTTCGCCGGGCTTCTGGAGGCGGGCTGGGCGCTTGGGCTGAAGTATACCGAGGGCTTCACAAAGATCGTGCCGTCGGTGGCAACCCTCGTTCTGATGGGAGGAAGCTTCTATCTCCTCTCGCGGTCGCTTGCCGACCTCCCGATCGGAACAGCGTATGCTGTCTGGACCGGCATCGGGGCGATCGGAACGGTCATCGCGGGGATCGTCCTCTTCGGCGAATCGCGGAGTGTTGTCCGCCTTCTCTGCATCCTGCTGATCGTGTCGGGAATTGTTGGGCTGAAACTCTGTTCGGATGCCTGAATGGGGCGCGGGATCCCGACCCATTACGTTTTATGGTCCTCGATCTCTACTCTCGTTTGCACTTTGGGTGAGAGTACCTGATCCAGCTGGCGTGCTGTTCTGAATCCAATCTCGCTCTGAACTGGTGTCCAGGAGTTTCCCGGACTTTAACAGTCTTGTGGATTATCAGCACAAACTCCAGCCACGTCGTAAAGCCTGCCCTCCCGGTGAGTCGGGAGCGGTA
Proteins encoded in this region:
- a CDS encoding M42 family metallopeptidase; the protein is MVKELLKKLSDAHGVTSREGNIRDIVRAELAGVVDEFREDKMGNLIAIKRGDGFSIMLAAHMDEIGLMVQYIDEKGFIRVVPLGGWFGPVLYCQRVILHGTKGPVPGVIGAKPPHVMKEEERRKEIKIEDMFIDVGAASAEEVKNLGIEIGTPITIDREYRELAGTRVTGKALDNRVGVAMLIRALQQADSPHTLYAVFTVQEELGLKGAKVSAYSLNPDCAIATDVTIPGDHPGIDKKDASVEMGKGPVLVLVSASGRGLMADPRMTAWLRETAEKNNIPYQLEVGTGGNTDATIIHLERGGIPSIPFSIPARYIHSPVEVVDTADIEAGVRLLVEALKSKPAL
- a CDS encoding PQQ-dependent sugar dehydrogenase, whose amino-acid sequence is MSRRTALILTTVAVLALLGIAVVLQVSPGGPTGSLPLETITLPPGFAIDLYAGNVTGARSMTLSPNGTLFVGSREAGNVYAIPDRDGDGRGDEVIVIDSGLDSPNGVAFQNGSLYVAEIGRILRYDNIEADLTKPPDPVVVSDAFPDDRLHGWKFIAFGPDGKLYVPVGVPCNVCDPGDERFGTTLRMNPDGTDLEIYARGIRNTVGFDWHPLTNELWFTDNGRDWLGDDTPPDELNRAPQIGMHFGFPYCHGRSIPDPEFGAGRSCSEFTPPEQELGPHVAALGMRFYTGDQFPEEYQGRIFIAEHGSWNRLEPIGYRVTMVTLENDTPTAYEVFAEGWLQGREAWGRPVDVEVTRDGSLLVSDDRANAIYRITYPGVTSPSA
- a CDS encoding ferredoxin codes for the protein MVKVTIDRSGCISCENCWTLCPDIFEQNPDDSLSEVAEQYRVNGNPAEGEVPEDFADCTMEAADSCPVTVIFVEE
- the hxlB gene encoding 6-phospho-3-hexuloisomerase, producing MTNHPVKNMMRLMATKIRTIADVMSDDQIDAFLDEILNANRIYTIGAGRSGLVAKAFAMRLMHLGFTAFVVGETVTPAMKPGDIIVVFSGSGATKTVADISETAKEIGGRVCLITSKKDSRIGRIADCVVIIESQRDKVADESAEFEIRQMMGEHKSFAPLGTIFETTAMVFADAIISRLMEITQCKPEDLQCRHANIE
- a CDS encoding DMT family transporter, with the protein product MQNTAWITLFFAGLLEAGWALGLKYTEGFTKIVPSVATLVLMGGSFYLLSRSLADLPIGTAYAVWTGIGAIGTVIAGIVLFGESRSVVRLLCILLIVSGIVGLKLCSDA
- a CDS encoding DUF2179 domain-containing protein; translated protein: MLSIVPEISPDTFSLIIIPVFIFFARICDVTIGTMRIIFVSRGMKMIAPIFGFFEVFIWIIAIGQIFQNLTNPLNYFAYAAGFATGNFVGMLVEERLAMGLAIIRIITQRDATNLIDYLRGAGYGVTVLDAQGKQGPGKVIFSVVKRKNIRDVEKAIHEFNPKAFYSIEDVRRAAEGTFPVAVPGPTPFHAHLGKVMRKGK
- a CDS encoding pyridoxal phosphate-dependent aminotransferase, whose amino-acid sequence is MNEHRYAGRVRGVEMSGIRKLFDAGGPDAINLGIGQPDFDTPEHIKMAAIAAIREGKTGYTPNAGIPELREAISEKFARENGLDYLPEQILVTAGGSEALHLAMEALVDPGDRVLFTDPGFVSYAALATFAGGKPEGVPLDATLHIDVERAKEQMDGARVFVLNSPANPTGAVESEESIRALVEYANDRKVTVISDEVYEHFVYEKKHVSAARFGEDVITINAASKTYAMTGWRVGYLAAPEDYIPQFLKVHQYAQACATSISQYAALAAYTGDQSPVERMREEYRARRDLLYAGLTELGFDFPRPEGAFYMFVPMGRTLIQKAVDAGVIIVPGEAFGSRAPEYARFSYATSRENLSRAIARLKRLME